Proteins from a single region of Halorubrum sp. 2020YC2:
- a CDS encoding twin-arginine translocase subunit TatC yields MASALDEDTQRSIAEGRDTAKAFLRSIQKDLQKVFLVFLAGFILTFWALRVYIWDWLRDVTESEMSPAVAAEADIIATTPFEVILLQAKIGLILGAIIAIPPLIYVTRDELRARGMWPQSPVARWKLAGLVLLGAGLFAAGVSYGVFAFFPLMFGFLAEFGLEANIQPTYGIVMWTEFIVFLSLSFGLAGQMPLLVTGLSYAEIVQYETFRDKWRYAVVAIFVFGAFFSPPDPFTQLLWAFPLTALYGFSLYLAKVVVTAKRSSDQIDVLGAVRNHWNVVGGVTVLGGALVYGFYEYGGRTAVNGVLRLAGSSRRFLAPGEGLGVDPETALAMYGVAWALAFAVVATLWAVYTDLDTTSAGYQYGDPTAVDVGGLNAAGVRAAPADAFEEMEEEESLALAQAAMDDDDPEKAQAILDRFDEVNDGDGEEGDGDASEGNGAASAGGGGDDADDGGLMGSVRNRGSRAGSTFLAEFTDGDGEEAEDDIGGYYTDLKFILDSLRSGSFRIVAVFAVVMTAAFTWLYLGGLGTVRADLERRVPAEVEGGIEIITLHPVEALVFMVKFSVILGVFAALPMVLYYAWPALRERGFVAGRIRQVYLWAGALGAGMVGGFALGYAYIAPGLIGWLVTDARLADMIITYQVSDFLWLVIYTTLGIGFLADIPIGMVLANKAGVPYRVFRERWREATIATMLIAAVFTPADVITMFLATVPLMAAYGLGIAALFLVTFGGRRNLSPPAEFVGR; encoded by the coding sequence ATGGCGAGCGCCCTCGACGAGGACACTCAGCGGTCGATCGCGGAGGGCCGCGACACGGCGAAGGCGTTCCTCCGGTCGATTCAGAAGGACCTTCAGAAGGTGTTCCTCGTCTTCTTAGCCGGCTTTATCCTGACGTTCTGGGCGCTCCGCGTGTACATCTGGGACTGGCTCCGCGACGTCACGGAATCGGAGATGAGTCCCGCGGTCGCCGCGGAGGCGGACATCATCGCGACGACCCCGTTCGAGGTGATCCTCCTCCAAGCGAAGATCGGGCTCATCCTGGGCGCGATCATCGCGATTCCGCCGCTGATCTACGTCACTCGCGACGAACTCCGCGCCCGAGGGATGTGGCCGCAATCGCCGGTCGCGCGGTGGAAGCTCGCCGGGCTGGTGCTGCTCGGCGCCGGGCTGTTCGCCGCCGGCGTCTCCTACGGCGTCTTCGCCTTCTTCCCGCTGATGTTCGGCTTCCTCGCGGAGTTCGGGCTCGAAGCAAACATCCAGCCCACCTACGGGATCGTGATGTGGACGGAGTTCATCGTCTTCCTCTCCCTTTCCTTCGGTCTCGCGGGACAGATGCCCCTCCTCGTCACCGGGCTGTCGTACGCCGAGATCGTCCAGTACGAGACGTTCCGCGACAAGTGGCGCTACGCGGTCGTCGCCATCTTCGTCTTCGGCGCGTTCTTCTCGCCGCCCGACCCGTTCACGCAGCTGCTGTGGGCGTTCCCGCTGACCGCGCTGTACGGCTTCAGCCTCTACCTCGCGAAGGTCGTCGTCACGGCCAAGCGGAGCTCCGACCAGATCGACGTACTCGGCGCCGTCCGGAACCACTGGAACGTCGTCGGGGGCGTCACCGTCCTCGGCGGCGCGCTCGTGTACGGCTTCTACGAGTACGGCGGCCGAACCGCGGTCAACGGTGTCCTCCGGCTCGCGGGGAGCAGCCGGCGGTTCCTCGCCCCGGGCGAGGGGCTCGGCGTCGACCCCGAGACAGCCCTCGCGATGTACGGCGTCGCGTGGGCGCTCGCGTTCGCGGTCGTCGCGACGCTGTGGGCGGTGTACACCGACCTCGACACCACGAGCGCGGGCTACCAGTACGGCGACCCGACGGCCGTCGACGTGGGCGGACTCAACGCGGCGGGCGTGCGGGCGGCCCCGGCGGACGCCTTCGAAGAGATGGAAGAAGAGGAGTCGCTCGCGCTCGCGCAGGCCGCGATGGACGACGACGACCCGGAGAAGGCGCAGGCGATACTCGACCGCTTCGACGAGGTGAACGACGGCGACGGGGAGGAGGGCGACGGCGACGCCTCGGAGGGTAACGGCGCCGCGAGCGCCGGCGGCGGCGGGGACGACGCCGACGACGGGGGGCTGATGGGCTCCGTCCGGAACCGGGGGTCGCGCGCCGGCTCGACGTTCCTCGCGGAGTTCACCGACGGCGACGGGGAGGAGGCGGAAGACGACATCGGCGGCTACTACACGGACCTCAAGTTCATCCTCGACTCGCTGCGGTCGGGGTCGTTCCGGATCGTCGCCGTCTTCGCCGTCGTGATGACGGCCGCGTTCACCTGGCTGTACCTCGGCGGACTCGGCACCGTCCGCGCCGACCTCGAACGGCGCGTGCCCGCGGAGGTCGAGGGCGGGATCGAAATCATCACGCTCCACCCGGTCGAGGCGCTGGTGTTCATGGTGAAGTTCTCGGTGATTCTCGGGGTCTTCGCCGCGTTGCCCATGGTGCTCTACTACGCGTGGCCCGCGCTCCGCGAGCGCGGCTTCGTCGCCGGGCGGATCCGGCAGGTGTACCTGTGGGCCGGCGCGCTCGGCGCCGGGATGGTCGGCGGCTTCGCGCTCGGCTACGCGTACATCGCGCCGGGACTCATCGGCTGGCTCGTCACCGACGCGCGCCTCGCGGACATGATCATCACCTACCAGGTGAGCGACTTCCTGTGGCTCGTCATCTACACGACGCTCGGGATCGGCTTCCTCGCGGACATCCCGATCGGGATGGTCTTGGCGAACAAGGCGGGCGTCCCCTACCGCGTGTTCCGCGAGCGCTGGCGCGAGGCGACCATCGCGACCATGCTGATCGCGGCGGTGTTCACCCCCGCCGACGTGATCACGATGTTCCTCGCGACGGTCCCGCTGATGGCGGCGTACGGGCTGGGCATCGCGGCGCTGTTCCTCGTCACCTTCGGGGGCCGGCGGAACCTCTCGCCGCCCGCGGAGTTCGTCGGGCGCTGA
- the uvrA gene encoding excinuclease ABC subunit UvrA: MSKDYIEVRGAEEHNLKDLDVRIPREEFTVVTGLSGSGKSSLAFDTVYAEGQRRYIESLSAYARNFLGQMDKPQVESVEGLSPAISIDQKNAANNPRSTVGTVTELHDYLRLLYARIGTQYDPVTGEEVGEQSAQDMVNQILDLPEGTRAKVAAPVVRDQKGAFEDLFEELVSDGYSRVEVDGEPVDLTLDDPDLDENYDHTIDVIVDRVRVAPDARSRITDSVETALEEADGALKLIVPDPPEDVPFASNARSTGSLAADAEGDDRLVVEFSEELGNPNSDVQFSAIETRSFSFNSPYGACPECEGIGSTKEVDEDLVVEDPSKPIKHVFEPWSYDRTYYSRQLDNVAEHFGVDLDAPFEELDESIRRQFLYGTDEMVHFEWTTKNGTREKTERFEGVIPNLERRHVETDSERARDHIEEYMAVTTCPECEGTRLKEQSRHVLVAGTSITEVNELSIAEAREHFEGMEAELNERETTIAEEILKEIRARLGFMEEVGLEYLTLDREASTLSGGESQRIRLATQVGSGLVGVLYVLDEPSIGLHQRDNDRLLDTLEGLRDLGNTLLVVEHDEETMRRADEIIDMGPGPGKRGGQIVAQGDFDDVVETDDSITADYLAGRKEIPVPEERREAEGELVVRGARQHNLKDLDVPIPLGTLTTVTGVSGSGKSTLVNDILYKGLAREMNDNTSVDPGEHDAIEGLDDVETVRLIDQSPIGRTPRSNPATYTDVFDHVRELFAETKLSKRRGYEKGRFSFNVKGGRCEECGGQGTVKIEMNFLSDVYVPCEECGGSRYNDETLDVEYKGKTIADVLGMSVAEAHDFFESHRGLERRLKLLKDVGLGYMELGQPSTTLSGGEAQRVKLAEELGKRATGDTLYLLDEPTTGLHKEDERKLIDVLHRLVDAGNTVVVIEHELDLVKNADHVIDLGPEGGDGGGELVASGTPEAIAREDASHTGRYLRDMLPKIDLEGPRDDRRKPAVADDD, encoded by the coding sequence ATGAGCAAGGACTACATCGAGGTCCGCGGCGCCGAGGAGCACAACCTCAAGGACCTCGACGTCCGGATTCCGCGCGAGGAGTTCACCGTCGTCACCGGGCTCTCCGGGTCAGGGAAGTCGTCGCTCGCGTTCGACACCGTCTACGCGGAGGGGCAGCGCCGCTACATCGAGTCGCTGTCGGCGTACGCCCGCAACTTCCTCGGACAGATGGACAAACCGCAGGTGGAGTCCGTGGAGGGGCTGTCGCCGGCGATATCGATCGACCAGAAGAACGCCGCGAACAACCCCCGGTCGACGGTCGGGACCGTCACCGAACTCCACGACTACCTCCGCCTGCTGTACGCCCGGATCGGCACGCAGTACGACCCCGTCACCGGCGAGGAGGTGGGCGAGCAGTCCGCCCAAGACATGGTGAACCAGATCCTCGACCTCCCCGAGGGCACCCGGGCGAAGGTCGCTGCGCCGGTCGTCCGCGACCAGAAGGGCGCCTTCGAGGACTTATTCGAGGAGCTAGTGAGCGACGGGTACAGCCGCGTCGAGGTCGACGGCGAACCGGTCGACCTGACCTTGGACGACCCGGACCTCGACGAGAACTACGACCACACGATCGACGTGATCGTCGACCGCGTGCGGGTGGCGCCCGACGCCCGCTCGCGGATCACGGACTCCGTCGAGACCGCCCTCGAAGAGGCCGACGGCGCCCTCAAGCTTATCGTCCCCGACCCGCCCGAGGACGTGCCGTTCGCGTCGAACGCGCGCTCGACGGGGTCGCTCGCGGCGGACGCCGAGGGCGACGACCGGCTCGTCGTGGAGTTCTCCGAGGAGCTGGGCAACCCCAACTCCGACGTGCAGTTCTCCGCGATCGAGACGCGCTCGTTCTCCTTCAACAGCCCGTACGGCGCCTGCCCCGAGTGCGAGGGGATCGGCTCGACGAAGGAGGTCGACGAGGACCTCGTGGTCGAGGACCCCTCGAAGCCGATCAAACACGTGTTCGAGCCGTGGAGCTACGACCGCACCTACTACTCCCGCCAGCTCGACAACGTCGCGGAGCACTTCGGCGTCGACCTCGACGCGCCCTTCGAGGAGTTAGACGAGTCGATCCGGCGGCAGTTCCTCTACGGCACCGACGAGATGGTCCACTTCGAGTGGACCACGAAGAACGGCACCCGCGAGAAGACCGAGCGGTTCGAGGGGGTGATCCCCAACCTGGAGCGCCGCCACGTCGAGACCGACTCCGAGCGCGCCCGCGACCACATCGAGGAGTACATGGCCGTGACGACCTGCCCCGAGTGCGAGGGGACGCGCCTGAAAGAGCAGTCGCGGCACGTCCTCGTCGCCGGCACCTCGATCACCGAGGTGAACGAGCTGTCGATCGCGGAGGCCCGCGAGCACTTCGAGGGGATGGAGGCGGAGCTGAACGAGCGCGAGACGACGATCGCCGAGGAGATATTGAAGGAGATCCGCGCGCGGCTCGGCTTCATGGAGGAGGTCGGGCTGGAGTACCTCACGCTCGACCGCGAGGCGTCGACGCTGTCGGGCGGCGAGAGCCAGCGAATCCGGCTCGCTACGCAGGTCGGCTCCGGGCTGGTGGGCGTGCTGTACGTCTTAGACGAGCCCTCCATCGGGCTCCACCAGCGCGACAACGACCGGCTGCTCGACACCCTCGAAGGGCTTCGGGACCTCGGGAACACCCTCCTCGTCGTCGAGCACGACGAGGAGACGATGCGCCGCGCCGACGAGATCATCGACATGGGTCCCGGCCCCGGCAAGCGCGGCGGCCAGATCGTCGCGCAGGGCGACTTCGACGACGTGGTTGAGACGGACGACTCGATCACCGCCGACTACCTCGCGGGCCGGAAGGAGATTCCGGTGCCCGAGGAGCGCCGCGAGGCCGAGGGCGAACTCGTGGTTCGGGGGGCCCGCCAGCACAACCTGAAGGACCTCGACGTGCCGATCCCGCTCGGGACGCTGACGACCGTCACCGGCGTCTCCGGCTCGGGGAAGTCGACGCTCGTCAACGACATCCTCTACAAGGGGCTCGCCCGCGAGATGAACGACAACACCTCGGTCGACCCCGGCGAGCACGACGCTATCGAGGGCCTCGACGACGTCGAGACGGTCCGGCTCATCGACCAGTCGCCGATCGGGCGGACGCCGCGCTCGAACCCCGCCACCTACACGGACGTGTTCGACCACGTCCGGGAGCTGTTCGCGGAGACGAAGCTCTCCAAGCGCCGCGGCTACGAGAAGGGCCGCTTCTCGTTCAACGTGAAGGGCGGGCGCTGCGAGGAGTGCGGCGGGCAGGGCACCGTGAAAATCGAGATGAACTTCCTCTCCGACGTGTACGTCCCCTGCGAGGAGTGCGGCGGCTCGCGCTACAACGACGAGACGCTCGACGTGGAGTACAAGGGGAAGACCATCGCCGACGTGCTCGGCATGAGCGTCGCGGAGGCCCACGACTTCTTCGAGAGCCACCGCGGCCTCGAACGCCGGCTGAAGCTCCTGAAGGACGTCGGCCTCGGCTACATGGAGCTCGGTCAGCCCTCCACCACCCTCTCGGGCGGCGAGGCCCAGCGCGTGAAGCTCGCGGAGGAACTCGGAAAGCGCGCGACCGGCGACACGCTCTACCTCCTCGACGAGCCGACGACCGGCCTCCACAAGGAGGACGAGCGCAAGCTGATCGACGTGCTCCACCGGCTCGTCGACGCCGGCAACACCGTGGTCGTCATCGAACACGAGCTTGATCTGGTGAAAAACGCCGACCACGTGATCGACCTCGGGCCCGAGGGCGGCGACGGCGGCGGCGAACTCGTCGCGAGCGGCACCCCCGAAGCGATCGCCCGCGAGGACGCCTCGCACACCGGGCGCTACCTCCGAGACATGCTGCCGAAGATCGACCTCGAAGGCCCCCGCGACGACCGCCGGAAGCCCGCGGTGGCCGACGACGACTGA
- a CDS encoding methyl-accepting chemotaxis protein — protein sequence MGQTTQNTRNEHLKETATESDGRFWRHTFEQFISELPEAAFVVDSNGDITQWNAATAELLGLSASEAVGMNAYDVFGTEGKDETLAEKVVRTGTPIREEEFRSAERPDGTKAHARAIGTPIQTPTGEVVGAVELLFDVTTVVEQRESLADLQEELSDNVEMSMKQLGESTTEVTNRSNEITQLVSEQAAALESTQDDISGFSATVEEIASSAEEVSNQSAESRNLAEASVDTASEVIDQVDGTADKSATVADEVADLKDKIEQVEEFVEVINDIAEQTNMLALNANIEAARSDSDGFAVVADEVKSLATRSQEQAAQIEDIVTEIKEKANQTTAEMNTANDEIQSARDDVQAVLKNQKQILRAVEQTESGISEIADATDDQASVAEEISSAVDDVSQRAQVVNDEIAEIADENESQSEMVTRLTRQVEQIDRELAEVMDSPV from the coding sequence ATGGGACAGACTACACAGAACACTCGAAACGAGCATCTCAAAGAGACAGCTACCGAATCCGATGGGCGCTTTTGGCGACATACGTTCGAGCAGTTCATCTCGGAACTGCCCGAAGCGGCGTTCGTCGTCGACTCTAACGGCGACATCACTCAATGGAACGCGGCTACAGCGGAGCTCCTCGGACTGTCAGCGAGCGAAGCGGTCGGGATGAACGCCTACGACGTGTTCGGAACCGAAGGGAAGGACGAAACCCTCGCCGAGAAGGTCGTCCGTACCGGCACCCCGATCCGCGAAGAGGAGTTCCGATCCGCGGAACGACCGGACGGCACGAAGGCACACGCCCGCGCGATCGGGACGCCGATCCAAACGCCCACCGGGGAAGTCGTTGGCGCAGTCGAGTTGCTCTTCGACGTCACCACCGTCGTCGAGCAGCGAGAGTCCTTGGCAGACCTCCAAGAAGAACTCTCGGACAACGTCGAGATGTCGATGAAACAGTTGGGCGAGTCGACGACCGAAGTCACGAACCGCTCGAACGAGATTACTCAACTCGTCTCCGAGCAGGCAGCGGCACTCGAAAGCACACAAGACGATATCTCCGGGTTTAGTGCCACCGTCGAGGAGATCGCTTCCAGCGCCGAAGAGGTTAGCAATCAAAGCGCCGAATCGAGGAATCTCGCGGAAGCGTCCGTCGATACTGCGAGCGAGGTCATTGATCAGGTAGACGGCACAGCCGACAAGTCCGCGACCGTCGCGGACGAGGTCGCGGATCTGAAAGACAAGATCGAACAGGTCGAGGAGTTCGTCGAGGTGATCAACGACATCGCGGAACAGACGAACATGCTCGCGTTGAACGCGAACATCGAAGCGGCACGTAGTGACAGCGACGGATTCGCGGTCGTCGCTGACGAGGTAAAGAGCCTCGCGACCCGGTCTCAGGAACAAGCGGCTCAAATCGAGGACATCGTCACCGAGATCAAAGAGAAGGCGAACCAAACGACCGCCGAAATGAACACGGCCAACGACGAGATCCAGTCCGCGAGGGACGACGTTCAGGCCGTTCTCAAGAATCAAAAGCAGATCCTGAGGGCGGTTGAACAGACCGAAAGCGGGATTAGTGAGATCGCGGACGCGACCGATGACCAAGCGAGTGTAGCCGAAGAGATCTCGAGTGCCGTCGACGACGTTTCTCAACGGGCGCAGGTCGTTAACGACGAAATCGCAGAGATCGCAGACGAAAACGAGAGCCAATCAGAGATGGTCACTCGTCTCACACGGCAGGTCGAGCAGATCGACAGGGAGCTCGCTGAAGTCATGGACAGCCCAGTCTGA
- a CDS encoding helix-hairpin-helix domain-containing protein, translated as MELEAIPGVGAKTAAALRELDDPVATVESGDVAAIARAPGVNEARAARIARGAIRRRHDDDGRVLATDRARELYREAIDLLRERTVTDYAAKRLETFYPSASASRVAEAQAFAADATARDPDPAVREALADCAPLSDPPTVRVRDRCLATADAETLARAEAEVPELSVETVEDARDVSELGRSYASVIVLDESFAGLDVEGDVVVRPDALETPAETVPERLLAFFAENRERLEAAAAVHEAAAAVGEPVSGGDADPPVEIDRLRDALSRLDDDGTIAGDAELDRLTAAVDDLDAAVSTAASVADDRLREAIRERDVTIEGTDFLSLVEQGARVDSLLDRELADEYDAAVDAAREHLADALRLKPEEAELAERVFGGDPSFPVDHDESAVSRLRTELSAARDRRAAKLKADLASDLGDLREPVERLVRNALELDVELAISRFARDFDCAMPEVVDPGDAEADGDAAAGFRIEGGRSPLLDVDFADVEPVDYAVLGATLLSGVNSGGKTSTLDLVALVVVLAQMGLPVPAESATVERFEEIHYYAKSQGTLDAGAFEATLRDFGDLVDGADGRLVLVDELESITEPGASAKIIAGILEALDDQDATAVFVSHLAREISDAADFEVAVDGIEAAGLVDGELRVNRSPKKGHLARSTPELIVEKLADDRGGEFYGDLLEKF; from the coding sequence ATGGAGCTGGAGGCGATCCCCGGCGTCGGCGCCAAGACGGCGGCGGCCCTGCGCGAACTGGACGACCCAGTCGCGACCGTCGAGTCCGGCGACGTGGCCGCTATCGCCCGCGCGCCGGGCGTCAACGAGGCCCGCGCGGCCCGCATCGCCCGCGGAGCGATCCGCCGCCGGCACGACGACGACGGGCGCGTGCTGGCCACCGACCGCGCCCGCGAGCTGTACCGGGAGGCGATCGACCTGCTGCGCGAGCGCACCGTCACCGACTACGCGGCGAAGCGGCTGGAGACGTTCTACCCGAGCGCGTCCGCCTCGCGGGTCGCGGAGGCGCAGGCGTTCGCGGCCGACGCGACGGCCCGCGACCCCGACCCGGCGGTCCGCGAGGCGCTCGCGGACTGCGCGCCCCTCTCCGACCCGCCGACCGTCCGCGTCCGCGACCGCTGCCTCGCGACCGCCGACGCCGAGACGCTCGCGCGCGCCGAGGCCGAGGTGCCGGAGCTCTCCGTCGAGACGGTCGAGGACGCCCGCGACGTCTCCGAGCTGGGGCGCTCGTACGCGTCGGTGATCGTCTTAGACGAGTCGTTCGCCGGGCTCGACGTGGAGGGCGACGTGGTCGTCCGGCCGGACGCGCTCGAAACCCCGGCCGAGACGGTCCCCGAGCGGCTGCTCGCCTTCTTCGCGGAGAACCGCGAGCGGCTGGAGGCGGCCGCGGCGGTCCACGAGGCGGCCGCGGCGGTCGGCGAGCCCGTCTCGGGCGGCGACGCCGACCCACCGGTCGAGATCGACCGGCTGCGCGACGCGCTCTCGCGGCTCGACGACGACGGGACCATCGCCGGCGACGCGGAGTTAGACCGGCTGACGGCCGCCGTCGACGACCTCGACGCCGCGGTGTCGACCGCGGCGTCCGTCGCGGACGACCGCCTCCGCGAGGCGATCCGCGAGCGCGACGTCACCATCGAGGGGACCGACTTCCTCTCCCTCGTCGAGCAGGGCGCCCGCGTCGACTCCCTCTTGGACCGCGAGCTGGCCGACGAGTACGACGCGGCGGTCGACGCCGCCCGCGAGCACCTCGCGGACGCCCTCCGCCTGAAGCCGGAGGAGGCGGAGCTGGCCGAGCGCGTCTTCGGCGGCGACCCCTCCTTCCCGGTCGACCACGACGAGAGCGCCGTCTCCCGGCTCCGCACCGAACTCTCCGCCGCCCGCGACCGCCGCGCGGCGAAGCTGAAGGCCGACCTCGCGAGCGACCTCGGGGACCTCCGCGAGCCGGTCGAGCGGCTGGTCCGGAACGCCTTGGAACTCGACGTGGAGCTCGCGATTTCGCGGTTCGCGCGCGACTTCGACTGCGCGATGCCCGAGGTCGTCGACCCGGGCGACGCCGAAGCCGACGGCGACGCGGCCGCGGGCTTCCGCATCGAGGGCGGTCGCTCCCCGCTGCTCGACGTCGACTTCGCGGACGTCGAGCCGGTCGATTACGCCGTCTTGGGCGCGACGCTGCTCTCCGGGGTCAACTCAGGCGGGAAAACCTCCACGCTCGATCTGGTCGCCCTCGTCGTCGTCCTCGCGCAGATGGGACTGCCCGTGCCCGCCGAGTCGGCCACGGTCGAGCGGTTCGAGGAGATCCACTACTACGCGAAGTCGCAGGGCACCCTCGACGCGGGCGCGTTCGAGGCGACGCTCCGGGACTTCGGGGACCTCGTCGACGGCGCGGACGGCCGGCTCGTCTTAGTCGACGAGCTGGAGTCGATCACCGAGCCGGGCGCCTCCGCGAAGATCATCGCGGGCATCTTGGAGGCGCTCGACGATCAGGACGCCACCGCGGTGTTCGTCTCCCACCTCGCCCGCGAGATCAGCGACGCCGCGGACTTCGAGGTGGCCGTCGACGGCATCGAGGCCGCGGGGCTCGTCGACGGCGAACTCCGGGTGAACCGCTCGCCGAAGAAGGGGCACCTCGCGCGGTCGACGCCGGAGCTCATCGTTGAGAAGCTCGCGGACGACCGCGGCGGCGAGTTCTACGGCGACCTGTTGGAGAAGTTCTGA
- the larE gene encoding ATP-dependent sacrificial sulfur transferase LarE → MSQDARAAGDGSLAPETAAKAASARDALAERDGVLVAFSGGVDSAVVAALARDALGGDAVACTARSETLPAAELDDAKRVAEEIGIRHETVTFSELDDPNFVANDGDRCYHCRTMRLGRMYETAKELGIDTVCDGTNADDPGEGHRPGLRAVEELAVFSPLLDAGISKDEVRAIAESYDLSVADKPSMACLSSRIPTGLEVTEERLSRVEKAERVLREWGFEGFRVRDHDGLARVEIAPDELERALDPAFADAVHEHLTDLGFEYVTLDMAGYRTGSVSPGGEAGDGGDGSSDGESVDDESAAGDESSDGGERSDDDGVDLGRRYPR, encoded by the coding sequence ATGAGCCAGGACGCGCGGGCGGCCGGCGACGGGTCGCTCGCACCCGAGACGGCGGCGAAGGCGGCGAGCGCCCGCGACGCGCTCGCGGAGCGCGACGGAGTCCTCGTCGCGTTCTCGGGCGGCGTCGACTCCGCGGTGGTGGCCGCGCTGGCGCGGGACGCGCTCGGCGGCGACGCCGTCGCGTGTACCGCCCGCAGCGAGACGCTCCCGGCCGCCGAACTCGACGACGCGAAACGGGTGGCCGAAGAGATCGGGATCCGCCACGAGACGGTGACGTTCTCCGAGCTGGACGACCCGAACTTCGTCGCCAACGACGGCGACCGGTGTTACCACTGCCGGACGATGCGGCTCGGCCGGATGTACGAGACCGCCAAAGAGCTGGGGATCGACACCGTCTGCGACGGGACGAACGCGGACGACCCCGGCGAGGGGCATCGCCCCGGGCTGCGCGCGGTCGAGGAGTTAGCCGTGTTCTCGCCGCTGCTCGACGCCGGGATTTCGAAGGACGAGGTCCGGGCGATCGCGGAGTCGTACGACCTCTCCGTGGCCGACAAACCCTCGATGGCGTGTCTCTCCTCGCGGATCCCGACCGGACTGGAGGTGACGGAGGAGCGGCTGAGTCGCGTCGAGAAGGCCGAGCGGGTGCTCCGCGAGTGGGGCTTCGAGGGGTTCCGCGTCCGCGACCACGACGGCCTCGCGCGCGTCGAGATAGCGCCCGACGAACTGGAGCGCGCGCTCGACCCCGCCTTCGCGGACGCCGTCCACGAGCACCTCACCGACCTCGGCTTCGAGTACGTCACCCTCGACATGGCGGGCTACCGCACGGGGAGCGTGAGTCCGGGCGGCGAGGCGGGAGACGGCGGCGACGGAAGTTCGGACGGCGAGAGCGTGGACGATGAGAGCGCTGCCGGCGACGAGAGTTCGGACGGCGGCGAGCGTTCCGACGACGACGGCGTCGACCTCGGCCGCCGGTACCCGCGCTGA
- the serB gene encoding phosphoserine phosphatase SerB, which yields MSLIAFDFDGTLSDSEMTVLLAERAGVTDEVADITERAMNDEISYAESLYRRAELLAGLSAADVEDAFDAVRIRPGAARLIERLRGEGHRVAVLTGGFERGVEAALAREGVSVDTIVANRLPTDADGALTGEAEGPLIEGTKDDALAELAAETGVPMAETVAVGDGANDLPMLEVAGLAVGFVPKDAVRPVCDSVVASMYRLGKVLESHGVLADGE from the coding sequence ATGAGTCTCATCGCGTTCGACTTCGACGGGACGCTCTCCGATTCCGAGATGACGGTGCTGCTGGCCGAGCGGGCGGGCGTGACCGACGAGGTGGCCGATATCACCGAGCGGGCGATGAACGACGAGATCAGCTACGCCGAGAGCCTCTACCGGCGCGCGGAACTGCTGGCGGGGCTCTCGGCGGCGGACGTCGAGGACGCGTTCGACGCGGTCCGGATCCGGCCCGGCGCCGCGCGGCTCATCGAGCGCCTCCGCGGCGAGGGGCACCGCGTCGCGGTGCTCACCGGCGGGTTCGAGCGCGGCGTGGAGGCGGCGCTCGCCCGCGAGGGCGTCTCGGTGGACACCATCGTCGCGAACCGACTGCCGACCGATGCGGACGGCGCGCTCACCGGCGAGGCCGAGGGACCGCTCATCGAGGGGACGAAAGACGACGCGCTCGCGGAGCTGGCGGCCGAGACCGGCGTGCCGATGGCCGAGACGGTGGCGGTCGGGGACGGCGCGAACGACCTGCCGATGCTGGAGGTCGCGGGGCTGGCGGTCGGCTTCGTACCGAAGGACGCGGTGCGGCCCGTCTGCGACAGCGTCGTCGCCTCCATGTACCGGCTCGGGAAGGTGCTGGAGTCGCACGGCGTGCTCGCGGACGGGGAGTGA